The genomic interval TCTCTGTTGTTGGTAGCTGCTTGGTTATGTTTGCGTAGTTTACGGGAATTAAAGGTTACTCGTTCTCCTATTGAACCGGTGACGGTAGAACAAGAATTAGAGCTAGAATTGTTAATTGATAATCCTACTACCTCACAATCTAAACAATTTTTTCAGGTTGAAGATTTATTACCTATAGCTTTAACTGGTTCATCAGCATCCGAAAGGATGAGTGTTGCGGAGATTCTCCCTAGTTCTCAATATCGTCTCAGCTACTTTACTATACCCCAACGTCGTGGTATTTATCATTGGGAAGAAGTTTTTTTACGCAGTGGTTACCCTTTGGGTTTATTCTGGTGTCGTCGTTCTTATTTAGTTCCAGCTAGAGCTATTATTTATCCTGCTATTTTACCCCTAAATCATTGTCCTCTGATTGATAGTGTAGGAGATGATGATAGTGCTCTTCTGGAAAGCGATCGCCGTTATCAAGCAGCTCAAGAAGGTATTACAAAAGCAATTCGGGATTATCGCTTTGGCGACCCCACTCGTTTAATACACTGGCGTAGTAGTGCGCGTTTTAGTGAGTTTAAGGTACGAGAATTAGAAATAATTACCAGTGGCGAGAATATCATTATAGCTTTAGACACTTCTGATACTTGGCAAGAGGCTAAATTTGAACAAGCTGTTACCACGGCGGCTTCTCTCTACGCTTACGCTAGTCGTCGTCAACTCAATGTAGAACTTTGGACTAATGGTACGGGTTTAGTCAAGGGTTTTACTGGAGTATTAGAAGCTTTAGCTGCGGTAGAAGCAGAGGATACCCAAGTTAATTTACCCTCTTTATCTACTTCTGTGGTTTGGTTAACGCAAAATCCTGGGAGTCTTCACTCTTTATCTACGTCGAGTCGTTGGATTTTCTTTACTCCTGATGAGCATCCTGTTACACCTATGTCTCAACTTCCAGGTATTGTGATAACTGCTGCAAGTAATTTAGAATTACAACAACAGTTACAACAATTTCAACAACGTTAGGTGGAATGCAGGAACGGTTTTATTCCGAATGCGCGAATTAATGATTTTTTTGCGCATTCTACATTCTTCATACTACATTTTCCTTCTCCCTACTCCGAAGCTTCTTCCCACACTCCCCCCTCTTTTGTCTATTCACTATTCACTATTCCCTTGTCAAGTAGCGCTATAGCATTTAGCCCGAGAGTGTCAAAAGCTTGAGACCAATTGTGTTAAATTACGAGAAAATGGGTTTTAATCAGGGATATATATGTTAATCGAACCTACTGTTATTACAGTTTTAACTCTGTTAGTCTATTTTGTAATCACCCTCAATGTGGGTAGAGCTAGATTTAAATACGATGTTAAACCACCTGCTATGACTGGTGATCCTAATTTTGAACGAGCTTTGAGAGTGCAGCAAAATACTCTAGAACAGATTATCTTCTTTTTACCCTTGTTGTGGATTTTTTCTTACTATATCAGCGCTACCTGGGGTTTTATCCTAGGGATAATTTGGGTAGTAGGAAGAATTCTCTACGCTTGGGGTTATTATCAAGCTGCTGAAAAACGCGGTCCAGGTTTTGGTATTAGTTCTCTAGCTAGTTTAGGATTACTCGGAGGTGCTATAATCGGTTTAATATTGTCAGTTCGTCAATATCTCTAATTAACTTTGTTACCCTCTGATTTACTGATTCAACGTCGTCAGGGTGAGACAATCATTCCCAAACGTTTACCTATTCAACCAGATAATCTAGATTTAGCTCAAGGCTATATAGATTGTCTAGAAGGTTGTTTAGGTAAGACTCTTGGGGAAATAGAACAAGAATTACTAGTTTTAGAAGGTGATAACCCAGATTATCGTCTTAGAAGGGGTTTAGCTCATCTCCTTAAAAACCACTTTTGTACTTTTGAGATTATCAGTCCAATTGAACCTCAATTACTGCGTCAACGGGTGTTTACTCAAGCTGCTCATCAACCTACTACCCCAATTTTTCGCAATGCTTGTCTAGAAGCGATCGCCGCTGATTTAACTAGGGAACTTAATCACACTATTTTACCCGACGAAATCATTAAAGGTTTATATAGCGATTTAGCCGAAAATCGCATCTTAACTCAATTTACTACACCAACTCCAGAACAACTCCTCCACCGTTATAACCTCTCTCAGGTACAAGGTATCTTTTATAAAGCTAGTGAGATTATTATCAATGCTCATCGTAATGATCCAGGAGAATATAAGTTATTATTCCGTTACCTGAAATTATTTCAATTAATGGCTTATATTGAAGGAGACGCAGATACAGGGTTTACCATTACTATCGATGGACCGACTAGTCTGTTTAAAGCGAGTACTCGTTATGGTTTATCTCTAGCTAAATTGATTCCCGCTTTGTTACACGTGAGTCGCTGGAGTTTGACTGCTAATCTACAACTACGGGATTATTATACTAAGCAAATTAAACCAGGACGTTTTACCCTAAACGATCGCTCTGGATTGGTGAGTCATTATCCACCTAGTCAAACCTATGATAGTATGCTAGAGGCTTCTTTTGTTAAA from Gloeocapsa sp. DLM2.Bin57 carries:
- a CDS encoding DUF58 domain-containing protein; the protein is MREKIINSRIWNNPYHLHPTPYTLTPKDPFFLFQINVRNSLEKTTPKTTGNSLQEWLETRYCAPSFAGSVLGGIALCFFGAAINTMSGWLYVLSGMIISLLLVAAWLCLRSLRELKVTRSPIEPVTVEQELELELLIDNPTTSQSKQFFQVEDLLPIALTGSSASERMSVAEILPSSQYRLSYFTIPQRRGIYHWEEVFLRSGYPLGLFWCRRSYLVPARAIIYPAILPLNHCPLIDSVGDDDSALLESDRRYQAAQEGITKAIRDYRFGDPTRLIHWRSSARFSEFKVRELEIITSGENIIIALDTSDTWQEAKFEQAVTTAASLYAYASRRQLNVELWTNGTGLVKGFTGVLEALAAVEAEDTQVNLPSLSTSVVWLTQNPGSLHSLSTSSRWIFFTPDEHPVTPMSQLPGIVITAASNLELQQQLQQFQQR
- a CDS encoding MAPEG family protein gives rise to the protein MLIEPTVITVLTLLVYFVITLNVGRARFKYDVKPPAMTGDPNFERALRVQQNTLEQIIFFLPLLWIFSYYISATWGFILGIIWVVGRILYAWGYYQAAEKRGPGFGISSLASLGLLGGAIIGLILSVRQYL
- a CDS encoding DUF790 family protein, whose amino-acid sequence is MLPSDLLIQRRQGETIIPKRLPIQPDNLDLAQGYIDCLEGCLGKTLGEIEQELLVLEGDNPDYRLRRGLAHLLKNHFCTFEIISPIEPQLLRQRVFTQAAHQPTTPIFRNACLEAIAADLTRELNHTILPDEIIKGLYSDLAENRILTQFTTPTPEQLLHRYNLSQVQGIFYKASEIIINAHRNDPGEYKLLFRYLKLFQLMAYIEGDADTGFTITIDGPTSLFKASTRYGLSLAKLIPALLHVSRWSLTANLQLRDYYTKQIKPGRFTLNDRSGLVSHYPPSQTYDSMLEASFVKRWLKTKTDWSLEREVDLIPIPGSVMIPDFRLVHPDGREFLLEIVGYWRPEYLQKKFAQVRKAQRDNLILAISERLNLSKAGVNLDNLPAKVIWFKDKLSPQSVLAVL